The Acinetobacter pittii genome contains a region encoding:
- a CDS encoding glycoside hydrolase family 108 protein, with protein MNIDQYLESLISREGGYVNHPSDHGHATKFGITEAVARSNGYQGHMQDLPLTVAKSIYKQQYWLEPQFDQIDTISPAIAEELLDTAINCGVNFAKPLLQRALNLLNKEGKEGWPNLVVDGQYGPLTFQALKMYLNNRHKEGEKVLVRVLNIMQGQRYIEITENNPKYEDFFYGWILNRVVV; from the coding sequence ATGAATATTGATCAATACTTAGAATCACTCATCAGCCGAGAAGGCGGCTATGTTAACCATCCATCTGATCACGGCCATGCCACTAAATTTGGTATTACAGAAGCCGTCGCTCGATCAAATGGATATCAAGGTCATATGCAAGATTTACCATTAACCGTGGCTAAATCTATCTATAAACAACAATATTGGCTTGAACCTCAGTTTGACCAAATTGATACGATTAGCCCCGCTATTGCCGAAGAGTTACTCGATACAGCTATCAACTGTGGTGTCAATTTTGCAAAGCCTTTATTACAACGTGCTTTAAATCTGCTGAATAAAGAGGGAAAAGAAGGTTGGCCAAATCTTGTGGTAGATGGTCAATATGGTCCTCTTACTTTTCAAGCTCTTAAGATGTATTTAAATAACCGACATAAAGAAGGTGAAAAGGTGTTAGTCCGTGTTTTAAATATTATGCAAGGGCAGCGTTATATCGAAATTACAGAGAATAACCCCAAGTATGAAGATTTTTTTTATGGTTGGATATTAAACAGAGTAGTGGTCTAA